The Pirellulales bacterium DNA window CCAGTTCCCGCGGCAACCGTCAACTTGGCCATGCACATCGAGCGAATCGAGAAAACGGCCGTATATATGCAAAGTTGCCGCGCAGACTTCGAAGCTGCCGCGGCGGACCTGTCGACTATCGCTACGGAGTTGCGCGCCAGTGCCGAGGGTAAAATGTGCCCGATTTGCGGCAACCCGCTCGATCCTGAACGCCTGGTCGCGAGCGCCGCGGCAGGGCTAGAGGGGCATGGCCATGCCTGATATCCAATTCACAGGTCTACTGCTCATCGGCGATCCGCACCTGGAGGGGCGGCAGCCCGGTTTTCGTAAGGATGATTACCCGAATGTCATCGTGGACAAACTGGCCTGGTGCCTCGACTATGCCGCTACGCATCGACTTCTACCCGCCATCCTTGGCGACTTGTTTGACAAGCCACGCGACAATCCTAACTGGCTTCTCGGTGGGCTTATGGAGCTGCTTACGGGCGAGGTGATCGGTTTATATGGAAACCACGACGTCCACTACAACCCGGAACTAACGGAACACGATTCACTCAGCTTGTTGGTCAAATCGAATCGACTGCGTTTGGTCAGCAGTGACGCCCCGTGGCGCGGAATCATCGGAGGCCGGAACGTGATCGTAGGCGGCTCGTCGTATCGCCAAGAGATCCCTGATAGCTTTTCGCCGGGCGACGCCTCGCAGCCGCTGGTGATATGGCTCACGCATCATGACATTCTCATTCCCGGCTACGAAGAGGGGCGTATCAAGCCCCGCGAAATTCCGGGAATCGACATGGTCATCAACGGTCACATTCATCGACGTTTGGGCGAAATTCAATCAGGCACGACAAGATGGATCACACCGGGTAACATCAGCCGACGCTCGCGCAGTGACGCCGCCCGGGAGCATATTCCGTCTGCCTTGCGGATCGACATATCCTCGTCCGATTACGAGCTGCGATACATTGAAATACCCCATCGCTCCTTCGAGGAAGTGTTTCACGAAGCCGTGCTCGAAACGGCGGACCTCGCAGGGCCATCCGCCTTTATCGCGGGCTTGTCCGAGTTGCAGTCGCGGCGCACGGCGACCGGCGCCGGTTTAAAGGAGTTTTTGCAACACAATCTTGGGCAATTTGACCAGCCGGTGGCTGCCGAGATCATGTCCCTGGCCAGCGAGGTAATGAATGACAGACACAACGACACCGTCAAGTAACTCGAAAGAACAAACGATCGAAGAATTGCAAGCGCGGTATCAATCGCTCAACACCCGCAAGATCCAAGCCGAGGCGCATCTCGATAATGCAAGAAAGCAGCTCGCGACGCTGAAGCAAGAGGCCATACGAGAGTACGGAACGGACGATCTGACAGAGTTGCGCGAGAAACTGACCACGATGAAGGCCGAAAACGAACAAAAGCGGAAGAGCTACCAGGCCGATCTCGACCGAATCGAATCCGAGTTGGCCGAGGTCGACGAGCGGTTCGCAGCCACGGAAACTCCCCCGGTCGACAAATAGCAGGCTTCCTGATGCCACCGCCGACGTATCCGGACTCACCTATCAGCGACCCACCAACCGTCCGCAGCCTTGCCGAGACGCGCAGGCGCATCGACCGCTTGATCGACAAACGGGATGATCGGGTGCGCGACTCGCAACGTCTGGCCAGCAAGTTCGCGCAGCTCAATGCGTACCTGTCCGTGGCCGATCAGGTGACCGTCGCTTTGGAAAAACTCAGCGAGCAGCTATTCCAGGAACTCTTGGACGTCGTTCAAGAGAAGCTCACAATTGCCCTGCAAGAAATATTAGATCAACCGATCAAATTCCGTGCCCAAGCTGACTTCAAGCGCGGCGTGGCGACCGTCGAATTCTGGATCGACCACAATGGAAACCGAGAAGACGTGCTGCGAGGGCAGGGAGGGTCGGTGGCCAACGTTCTCAGCGTGGGCTTGCGCATGTTTGCGCTCGCCACACTCGATCCCGCGGAGCACCGGCGCTTTCTCGTTCTCGACGAGCAGGATTGTTGGCTGCGTCCCGACTTGGTTCCCAAGCTAGTCAAAATGGTCCACGAGGCTGCGAACGCCTTGGGATTTCAAATCTTGATGATCAGCCATCACGATGTCGCTCTCTTCGAGCGCTACGCGGACCGCATCTATCAGTTTGGCCTGAACGCCGACGGCGCGATCGATGTGCGCCAATTATCAAGTCCGGCGGCTGACCCAGATGCGGCCGATTGAATCGTCCCGTCTTCGCAGCGACGATCGTCATCAGTCGGTCGAACGCGTGAAAGAGGACGAACAATTGTCGCAATTCGCCGGCGCGTCTGACCTTGCCCCCAAGTTTGATCCACTTGGAATGCTAGAGACAAAGGGTTTTCACGGGGGGCTAGCCCCCCGTGAAAAATTCGCGAACTCGACCGGCGTGCGATCCCCCAGAGCGCTGTGATGCCGATGCCGGTTGTAATCATCTCGCCAGGTATCGATCACCTCCTGGGCGTCTATGAGCGACAAGAACCAGTGCTGATTCAAGCACTCTTGCAGAAACTTCCCGTTGAACGACTCGATGAACGCGTTATCCGTAGGCTTGCCCGGTCGGCTGAAGTCGAGCTTCACGCCATTGAAGTAAGCCCATCAATCCAAACTCTTCGAAATGAACTCGGGGCCGTTGTCCACGCGGATCGTCCGCGGCAAGCCGCGCTCGGCAGTAACTGCCTCCACCGCCTTGACAACGTTGTCGCCACGAAACCGCTGGCCAGCCCGCAGCAGCAGGCTCTCACGGCTAAAGTTATCGACTAACGTCAAAATCCGGAAGCGCTGGCCTTGGTACAATTGATCGGACATGAAGTCCATGCTCCAACACTCGTTGGTTCCGCGGGCCAGCGGGCGTTCCAGGCGAACAGCACAGCTCTTGCGACGCTTGGGATTCTGGCGACGAA harbors:
- a CDS encoding DNA repair protein, translated to MPPPTYPDSPISDPPTVRSLAETRRRIDRLIDKRDDRVRDSQRLASKFAQLNAYLSVADQVTVALEKLSEQLFQELLDVVQEKLTIALQEILDQPIKFRAQADFKRGVATVEFWIDHNGNREDVLRGQGGSVANVLSVGLRMFALATLDPAEHRRFLVLDEQDCWLRPDLVPKLVKMVHEAANALGFQILMISHHDVALFERYADRIYQFGLNADGAIDVRQLSSPAADPDAAD
- a CDS encoding DDE-type integrase/transposase/recombinase → DFLPLLIADFDIVSLGHRKSPFDHRLNRSPYRAQVYFNTVLKPALVNHKLVYRLYVEEGLLLRRQNPKRRKSCAVRLERPLARGTNECWSMDFMSDQLYQGQRFRILTLVDNFSRESLLLRAGQRFRGDNVVKAVEAVTAERGLPRTIRVDNGPEFISKSLD
- a CDS encoding transposase, producing MKLDFSRPGKPTDNAFIESFNGKFLQECLNQHWFLSLIDAQEVIDTWRDDYNRHRHHSALGDRTPVEFANFSRGASPP
- a CDS encoding metallophosphoesterase, which encodes MPDIQFTGLLLIGDPHLEGRQPGFRKDDYPNVIVDKLAWCLDYAATHRLLPAILGDLFDKPRDNPNWLLGGLMELLTGEVIGLYGNHDVHYNPELTEHDSLSLLVKSNRLRLVSSDAPWRGIIGGRNVIVGGSSYRQEIPDSFSPGDASQPLVIWLTHHDILIPGYEEGRIKPREIPGIDMVINGHIHRRLGEIQSGTTRWITPGNISRRSRSDAAREHIPSALRIDISSSDYELRYIEIPHRSFEEVFHEAVLETADLAGPSAFIAGLSELQSRRTATGAGLKEFLQHNLGQFDQPVAAEIMSLASEVMNDRHNDTVK